One genomic region from Terriglobales bacterium encodes:
- a CDS encoding enterotoxin: MLTPGPAAGAVIRAGSTEVTNTRPRAAGTTSVVELHNNVIAAKWSVGDGGLRLAAIEDRVAHRPISLDDDLFVLRLHDGDAVRSSKMKVLSAPQIRALSADSGSSNLAQRSAGREIAAELEDSAGHLHVTWRAILRDGSNYLRTEVTIRANGQDVPVAEIRLIGSNSANAHVVGTVKGSPAVKGNDFLAFEHPLSSCEVEQTALTCSLKRELPIRAGQSATYSAVIGVTRPGQLRRDFLNYVERERAHPYRTFLHYNTWYDLGYFGRYDEAGVLDRISAFGSELTKKRGVKLDSFLLDDGWDDPTHLWHFNPGFPDALQRITATAADYAAAPGMWLSPWGGYGQPKQQRLESAHHSGYETYQGGLALSSPHYFEYFRKVCLDVIEHYGVNQFKFDGTGNADRVIPGSSFDSDFDAAISLISELRSHKPDLYVNLTTGTYPSPFWLRYADSIWRGGEDHDFAGVGTARQRWITYRDGATYEHVVQAGPLFPLSSLMLHGLIYAQHAKDLSSDPGNDFADEVHSYFGTGTQLQEMYITPSLLSSQSWDVLAAAAKWSRHNAEVLRDTHWIGGDPRKLEVYGWAAWWPEKGIVTLRNPSDHTQEFLLDVSRAFELPSGAARSYRVSDVWTSGNAKQFVAGRKEKIELKPFEVLTLEARPVH, from the coding sequence GTGCTCACACCAGGCCCAGCAGCGGGCGCGGTCATTCGAGCCGGCAGCACAGAGGTTACGAACACCCGGCCGAGGGCAGCCGGCACGACGTCGGTTGTGGAGCTTCACAACAATGTGATCGCTGCGAAGTGGAGCGTCGGTGATGGCGGACTTCGTCTCGCTGCAATTGAGGATCGCGTTGCACATCGGCCGATCTCCCTCGATGATGATCTCTTCGTGCTGAGGCTCCATGATGGCGATGCGGTTCGCTCGTCGAAGATGAAGGTTCTTAGCGCTCCGCAGATTCGGGCGCTGTCTGCGGATTCTGGATCATCGAACTTGGCGCAGCGATCCGCCGGACGCGAGATTGCGGCAGAGTTGGAAGACAGCGCCGGACATCTTCACGTCACCTGGCGCGCAATTCTCAGAGATGGCTCAAACTACTTGCGAACTGAAGTCACGATTCGTGCCAACGGACAGGACGTGCCAGTGGCAGAGATCCGTCTCATCGGCTCGAACTCAGCCAACGCTCATGTCGTAGGTACAGTAAAGGGCTCTCCAGCAGTTAAAGGAAATGACTTTCTGGCATTCGAGCATCCGCTTTCCTCGTGTGAGGTTGAACAGACCGCGCTTACCTGCAGCTTGAAGCGAGAGTTGCCGATTCGCGCTGGACAATCTGCAACGTACTCTGCTGTTATCGGCGTTACGCGTCCAGGACAGCTTCGCCGTGATTTTCTGAACTATGTCGAACGCGAGCGGGCGCATCCTTACCGCACATTTCTGCACTACAACACCTGGTACGATCTCGGATATTTCGGACGATACGACGAAGCCGGCGTTCTGGATCGAATCAGCGCGTTCGGCAGCGAGTTGACGAAGAAACGTGGCGTGAAGCTCGATTCTTTTCTTCTCGATGATGGTTGGGACGATCCCACGCACTTATGGCATTTCAATCCAGGTTTCCCAGATGCGCTGCAGCGCATAACGGCAACTGCGGCCGACTACGCCGCAGCTCCCGGAATGTGGCTGTCGCCGTGGGGAGGCTATGGGCAGCCGAAGCAGCAACGGCTCGAATCGGCACACCATTCCGGATATGAAACTTATCAAGGCGGACTCGCTCTCTCTAGTCCCCACTATTTCGAATACTTCCGCAAAGTCTGCCTCGACGTCATCGAGCATTATGGTGTGAATCAGTTCAAGTTCGATGGAACCGGAAACGCCGATCGTGTGATCCCCGGCAGCAGCTTCGATAGCGATTTTGATGCGGCGATCTCCTTGATCTCCGAGCTGCGATCGCACAAGCCTGATCTGTACGTGAATCTGACCACGGGCACATATCCATCGCCGTTCTGGTTGCGCTATGCGGATTCCATCTGGCGCGGTGGAGAAGACCACGACTTTGCCGGAGTCGGAACTGCGCGACAGCGCTGGATAACATATCGCGACGGCGCTACGTACGAACACGTGGTCCAAGCTGGGCCGCTTTTTCCCCTCAGCTCGCTCATGCTGCACGGCCTAATCTATGCGCAGCATGCCAAAGACCTCAGTTCCGATCCGGGTAATGACTTCGCTGATGAAGTCCATTCCTATTTCGGAACTGGCACCCAGCTGCAGGAAATGTATATCACTCCGTCGCTGCTAAGTTCACAGAGCTGGGATGTGCTTGCGGCTGCCGCGAAGTGGTCGCGACACAACGCCGAGGTCCTACGCGATACGCACTGGATCGGCGGTGATCCGCGCAAACTCGAAGTCTATGGGTGGGCGGCCTGGTGGCCCGAGAAGGGAATTGTCACTTTGCGAAATCCAAGCGATCACACGCAGGAGTTTCTGCTGGATGTAAGTCGCGCTTTCGAGTTGCCCTCGGGGGCAGCTCGTTCCTATCGCGTGAGCGATGTTTGGACATCGGGAAATGCGAAGCAGTTTGTGGCAGGCCGCAAAGAAAAAATTGAGCTCAAGCCATTCGAAGTACTCACACTGGAAGCGAGGCCGGTGCACTAA
- a CDS encoding carbohydrate kinase family protein yields the protein MFLTKMTKAAMVDVVGVGLNATDMLIPLPEYPAPGSKIEFRNASFLPGGQVASAVMACQSWGLRTRYVGKLGEDDAARLHRSEFARAGVDAQVIAVPGCPSQQAVILVDRHGERTVLWRRDPQLSLRPDELDREWIVNARALHVDGYDTAAATLAATWARASGIPVVADLDDVYAGVQGLLENIDYAIVSKNVPARLVGEDDLEKALPLMQRRFDCVLTAATLGEDGVLAWDGKQFHYAPAFQVDAVDTTGAGDTFHAGFIYGLLQGWKLPRILDFACAAAALNCMGVGARGGIKPVKEIEKLMTSGLRYSPLLGVANLG from the coding sequence GTGTTTCTCACCAAGATGACGAAAGCTGCCATGGTCGATGTCGTAGGTGTGGGACTCAACGCCACCGACATGTTGATTCCCCTGCCCGAATATCCTGCTCCGGGATCGAAGATCGAATTTCGAAATGCGAGCTTTCTACCGGGAGGCCAAGTCGCGAGCGCGGTGATGGCATGCCAAAGCTGGGGATTGCGCACGCGATACGTCGGGAAGTTGGGAGAGGATGATGCGGCCCGACTGCATCGCTCTGAGTTCGCGCGCGCCGGAGTTGACGCCCAGGTCATCGCTGTACCTGGGTGTCCGAGCCAGCAGGCTGTCATTCTGGTCGACCGCCACGGCGAGCGCACCGTACTCTGGCGACGCGACCCGCAACTTAGTCTTCGTCCTGACGAACTCGATCGCGAGTGGATCGTAAATGCTCGCGCTCTTCACGTAGATGGTTACGACACGGCAGCAGCCACGCTTGCAGCAACCTGGGCACGCGCATCCGGCATTCCTGTCGTTGCTGACCTTGATGATGTCTACGCTGGAGTCCAAGGCCTGCTGGAGAACATCGATTACGCCATCGTGAGCAAAAATGTGCCCGCGCGCCTAGTCGGTGAAGATGATCTTGAAAAAGCGTTGCCGCTCATGCAGCGTCGTTTCGATTGCGTCCTCACCGCCGCCACTCTCGGCGAAGACGGCGTGCTCGCCTGGGATGGCAAACAATTCCACTACGCCCCGGCATTTCAAGTAGACGCGGTTGATACCACCGGCGCGGGTGACACATTCCACGCCGGCTTCATCTATGGTCTGCTGCAGGGCTGGAAGCTACCGCGCATTCTCGATTTTGCTTGCGCCGCCGCCGCGCTGAATTGCATGGGCGTTGGCGCGCGAGGCGGAATCAAGCCGGTGAAGGAAATTGAGAAATTGATGACAAGCGGGCTTCGCTACTCGCCGCTTCTCGGTGTAGCAAATCTGGGATAA
- a CDS encoding nucleotidyltransferase family protein has product MRVPDRETSKAVILARGVGKRMRAALADASLTPEQEQIADRGIKAMIPIGRPFLDYSISALADAGLREICLVIGPEHDVIRSYYESLKTRLVRISFAIQPQPLGTADALRAAQEFTASDCFLVINSDNYYPVEALRKLRDLRGSGTVGFDRNALLRNGVIAEVQLNAYATLELHPAGYLRRINEKPVAIQADALISMNCWSFTPTVYRACEAIHPSARGEYEIPSAVQYAIENLGERFRVIPFSGEVLDLSTRADIASVVRALDGRAVEL; this is encoded by the coding sequence TTGCGGGTTCCGGATCGGGAAACATCCAAAGCAGTCATTCTGGCGCGCGGAGTAGGCAAACGAATGCGCGCTGCCCTTGCGGATGCCTCGCTCACTCCGGAGCAGGAGCAAATTGCTGATCGCGGCATCAAGGCAATGATCCCCATCGGTCGGCCATTTCTCGATTACTCCATCAGCGCTTTGGCTGATGCAGGATTGCGCGAAATATGTCTCGTGATAGGCCCTGAGCACGATGTGATTCGGAGTTACTACGAATCGCTGAAAACCAGACTCGTACGAATCTCATTCGCCATTCAGCCACAGCCGCTCGGCACTGCAGATGCGCTGCGAGCGGCACAGGAGTTCACTGCATCAGACTGCTTTCTGGTCATCAATTCTGACAATTACTATCCCGTCGAAGCTCTGCGTAAACTGCGCGACCTCCGTGGATCGGGTACGGTCGGCTTCGATCGCAACGCACTGCTCCGTAATGGAGTCATTGCCGAAGTTCAACTGAACGCCTACGCGACTCTTGAACTCCATCCTGCAGGCTACCTGCGGCGCATAAACGAAAAGCCTGTGGCGATCCAAGCCGACGCACTCATCAGCATGAACTGCTGGTCGTTCACACCAACTGTTTACCGCGCCTGCGAAGCCATCCATCCTTCTGCACGCGGTGAGTATGAGATACCCTCTGCCGTCCAATACGCGATCGAGAACCTAGGCGAACGATTTCGAGTGATCCCGTTTTCTGGCGAAGTCCTCGACCTCTCCACAAGAGCCGATATCGCCAGCGTAGTTCGCGCGCTCGATGGCCGCGCGGTAGAGCTATGA
- a CDS encoding sodium:solute symporter family protein: MAFTPLDWTIVAVYLLLSVSIGLIGKRLIGSSVSHYLVAGRELGVFVGIATLAATEIGTITYMYNAELGYRYGFAAFAAALISGVVMIIVGRTGFVISRFREMRLMTVPEFFERKYSRGLRVLTGVLVALGGILNMGVFLKIEGEFLTIVSGIGAQYLVGAMTVILLLELLYTVVGGMVAVVITDFLQYVLLSVATILITGYSIHHAGWTHILDKVTHTMGAAGFDPLLTPKFGLTFLIWQTLLWFSIHTCWQTTAMRMFSTRSPEISKRVMTWTGFIFLGRGMLPMLWGIAALTLFGTGALSSGVPAPVIGNHTLAPIDAMPAMLAQILKPGIKGIVVAGMLAATMSVNSSYLLGWSAVISQDVILPMRQILGRTPLSSRSQILVNRIANLFVSLFLMFWGLYYTPPGAVYLYLNITGTIFLAGAFVCVIGGLYWKRASITGGYLAMLMGALGAIVPFFFLHWNENITGFMAFGLAAAGLFIGSLVKAQPSANLRFANAATEEQ, from the coding sequence ATGGCCTTCACTCCGCTCGACTGGACGATTGTCGCCGTTTATCTCCTGCTCTCGGTTTCCATCGGTCTGATCGGCAAACGCCTTATCGGCAGCAGCGTCTCGCATTACCTGGTCGCGGGACGTGAGCTTGGAGTGTTCGTCGGCATCGCGACTTTAGCCGCCACCGAGATCGGCACGATCACATACATGTACAACGCTGAACTCGGCTACAGGTACGGCTTCGCGGCATTTGCCGCGGCACTGATCTCAGGTGTGGTGATGATCATCGTCGGCCGAACGGGTTTCGTGATCAGCCGTTTTCGCGAAATGCGTCTGATGACGGTCCCGGAGTTCTTCGAGCGCAAGTACAGTCGCGGATTGCGCGTGCTAACCGGTGTTCTGGTTGCACTCGGCGGCATTCTCAATATGGGAGTGTTCCTGAAGATCGAGGGAGAGTTTCTCACCATCGTCAGCGGCATCGGCGCGCAGTATCTCGTGGGAGCGATGACCGTCATTCTTTTGCTTGAGCTCCTCTACACGGTTGTAGGCGGAATGGTCGCCGTCGTCATTACCGATTTCCTGCAATACGTTCTGCTCTCAGTCGCGACGATCCTAATCACTGGGTATTCGATTCACCACGCCGGATGGACTCATATCCTCGACAAAGTAACCCACACCATGGGAGCCGCCGGATTCGACCCGCTGCTGACGCCAAAGTTCGGCCTCACATTCCTGATTTGGCAAACGCTGCTCTGGTTCTCCATTCACACCTGCTGGCAAACAACGGCCATGCGCATGTTCTCGACCCGCAGTCCCGAGATATCCAAACGCGTGATGACATGGACAGGCTTCATCTTTCTGGGACGTGGAATGCTGCCTATGCTTTGGGGAATCGCAGCTCTTACGCTGTTTGGGACGGGAGCCCTGAGCTCCGGAGTGCCGGCTCCGGTGATCGGCAACCATACACTCGCGCCCATCGATGCGATGCCTGCAATGCTTGCACAAATTCTCAAACCGGGAATCAAAGGGATCGTAGTAGCAGGGATGCTCGCGGCAACCATGTCCGTCAACAGCTCCTACCTGCTCGGCTGGAGCGCAGTCATCTCGCAAGACGTCATCCTGCCGATGCGGCAAATTCTCGGTCGCACGCCGCTCAGTTCGCGATCACAGATTCTGGTCAATCGAATTGCAAACCTCTTCGTCAGCCTCTTTCTGATGTTCTGGGGACTCTACTACACGCCTCCCGGCGCGGTTTATCTCTATCTCAACATCACTGGAACGATCTTCCTCGCCGGCGCATTCGTGTGCGTCATCGGCGGACTCTACTGGAAACGAGCCAGCATCACCGGCGGATACCTGGCAATGCTGATGGGAGCCCTAGGCGCAATCGTTCCCTTCTTCTTCCTGCACTGGAACGAAAATATCACCGGCTTCATGGCATTTGGACTGGCCGCCGCCGGATTGTTCATTGGATCACTAGTGAAAGCCCAACCCAGCGCGAACCTGCGGTTTGCCAACGCGGCGACGGAGGAGCAATGA